One genomic region from Anopheles bellator chromosome 2, idAnoBellAS_SP24_06.2, whole genome shotgun sequence encodes:
- the LOC131208287 gene encoding ring canal kelch homolog has product MLSFIMSSLGNGNNQNNTNSNTGSSQNSAAEGTMERGSCILVRYASQNSLDESSQKQIPRANGKEKTTGAYRNNIHTQRSFEAMNMMREQNLLCDVVLVAEGIEIPAHKMVLASCSPYFYAMFTGFEESRQDRITLQGVDHRALQLLIEYVYTAVVEVTEENVQILLTAANLLQLTDVRDACCDYLQTQLDPSNCLGIRDFADIHGCIDLLNYAETYIEQHFSEVCQFEEFLNLTSEQVVNLIKSDRLSVPTEEKVYECVITWIQYDVPGRQHNLADLMEHVRLPLLAQDYLVQRVEKELLLKGDLQCKDYIIEALKYHLLKGEQKTSFKTPRTIPRQPVGLPKVLLVIGGQAPKAIRSVECYDLREEKWCQVSEMPTRRCRAGLAVLGDKVYAVGGFNGSLRVKTVDVYDPSLDQWTTSHCMEARRSTLGVAVLNNCIYAVGGFDGSTGLSSAEMFDPKRQEWRLIAAMSTRRSSVGVGVVNGLLYAVGGYDGASRQCLASVERYDPATDTWTQIAEMSARRSGAGVGVLDNILYAVGGHDGPLVRKSVEAYDPVSNTWRSVGDMAFCRRNAGVVAHNGMLYVVGGDDGISNLASVEVYSRETDAWRILPSSMSIGRSYAGVAIIDKPL; this is encoded by the exons ATGCTCTCCTTCATAATGAGCAGTTTGGGAAACGGAAATAACCAgaacaacaccaacagcaacaccggaAGCAGCCAGAACTCGGCAGCGGAAGGAACGATGGAACGCGGAAG CTGCATCCTGGTGCGTTACGCAAGCCAGAATTCACTCGACGAAAGCTCACAGAAGCAGATACCGCGCGCGAATGGAAAGGAGAAAACCACCGGCGCCTACCGTAACAACATTCACACGCAGCGCTCGTTCGAGGCCATGAACATGATGAGAGA ACAAAATCTGCTCTGCgatgtggtgctggtggccgaggGTATCGAAATTCCAGCCCACAAGATGGTGCTAGCCTCGTGCAGCCCGTACTTCTACGCCATGTTCACCGGGTTCGAGGAGAGCCGTCAGGATCGGATCACGCTGCAAGGTGTGGATCATCGGGCGCTGCAACTGCTGATCGAGTACGTCTATACGGCGGTGGTCGAGGTGACGGAAGAGAACGTACAGATTCTGCTGACCGCGGCCAATTTGCTGCAACTGACCGACGTGCGCGACGCTTGCTGCGACTATCTGCAGACACAGCTCGATCCTAGCAACTGTCTCGGGATTCGCGATTTCGCCGACATTCACGGTTGCATCGATCTGCTGAACTACGCCGAAACGTACATCGAGCAACATTTCTC gGAAGTGTGCCAGTTTGAAGAATTTTTGAATCTCACCAGCGAGCAAGTGGTAAACCTGATCAAGAGCGATCGTCTTTCAGTTCCTACGGAGGAAAAG GTTTATGAATGTGTAATCACTTGGATACAGTACGATGTCCCAGGCCGGCAGCACAATCTGGCTGACTTAATGGAGCACGTCCGATTGCCGCTCCTCGCCCAGGACTATTTAGTACAGCGTGTCGAGAAGGAGCTACTGTTGAAGGGTGATCTTCAGTGTAAGGACTACATCATCGAAGCGCTCAAGTACCACCTGCTAAAGGGCGAGCAGAAGACATCCTTCAAGACGCCACGTACCATTCCTCGTCAACCGGTGGGTCTACCGAAGGTGCTGCTGGTAATTGGTGGGCAAGCACCGAAAGCGATCCGCTCGGTCGAGTGTTACGATCTGCGTGAGGAAAAGTGGTGTCAAGTGTCGGAAATGCCAACACGCCGTTGTCGGGCCGGATTGGCCGTCCTCGGTGACAAAGTGTACGCGGTCGGTGGCTTCAATGGTTCGTTGCGTGTAAAAACGGTCGACGTGTACGACCCGTCCCTCGATCAGTGGACTACCAGCCACTGTATGGAGGCACGTCGTTCGACACTTGGTGTCGCGGTGCTCAACAATTGCATCTACGCCGTCGGTGGATTCGATGGTTCTACCGGTCTTAGTTCGGCCGAAATGTTCGATCCGAAACGGCAAGAGTGGCGTCTAATAGCGGCAATGTCCACACGGCGCAGTTCCGTCGGGGTGGGTGTCGTAAATGGCTTACTGTACGCCGTAGGTGGTTACGATGGCGCCTCTAGGCAGTGTCTGGCATCGGTCGAACGGTACGATCCGGCCACCGACACGTGGACACAGATTGCAGAAATGTCTGCCCGCCGCAGCGGGGCCGGAGTAGGGGTACTTGACAATATTTTGTATGCTGTCGGCGGTCACGATGGTCCATTGGTGCGCAAATCAGTCGAAGCGTACGATCCCGTATCGAACACTTGGCGCTCAGTCGGCGATATGGCTTTCTGTCGGCGGAATGCCGGTGTCGTGGCACACAACGGTATGCTGTACGTGGTTGGAGGCGACGATGGCATTTCGAATCTGGCCTCGGTCGAGGTATACAGCCGTGAAACGGACGCGTGGCGAATTCTGCCCTCGTCAATGAGCATTGGCCGTAGCTATGCTGGCGTAGCAATAATTGATAAGCCCTTGTGA
- the LOC131210704 gene encoding uncharacterized protein LOC131210704, translating to MSTVDAQVHSPIEGHEVVHGTGPGTTTILQLAMTALHLSKTTGPDGNSIDHLQRPRKQITLREVAYHDSYEDCWIVLYDRVYDITRFLSMHPGGHDVLVENGGRDATIAFLNAGHSKMALKSLKLYEIGELPPGERIYRYPGKLTLAHLPD from the exons ATGTCTACGGTTGACGCACAAGTGCACAGCCCGATCGAGGGCCATGAGGTGGTGCACGGGACCGGCCCCGGAACGACCACCATTCTGCAGCTCGCAATGACCGCGCTGCACCTCAGCAAAACTACTGGTCCCGATGGCAACAGCATCGACCACCTGCAGAGACCGCGAAAGCAGATAACCCTGCGCGAGGTCGCTTATCACGACTCGTACGAAGACTGCTGGATCGTCCTGTACGATCGAGTGTACGATATCACGAGGTTTCTTAGTATG CATCCCGGTGGACATGACGTGCTTGTGGAGAATGGGGGGCGCGACGCAACCATCGCCTTCCTTAATGCCGGCCACTCCAAGATGGCACTAAAATCGCTGAAGCTGTACGAGATCGGCGAGCTGCCACCTGGCGAGCGGATCTACCGCTACCCCGGAAAACTAACGCTGGCCCACCTTCCTGATTGA